A window of Acinetobacter sp. TR3 contains these coding sequences:
- a CDS encoding NAD(P)H-hydrate dehydratase: protein MQRSVYHSQSIQAWEQRWFAQQNSSLGLMQQAAWTISQQLIEPFNKNKIQKIAIWCGQGNNAGDGYYIAAFLKQADFKVTVFSSEMGDSADLKRAVQYAQAYQVDIQPLLHPPLNLPPDREETCTYSIPDLVCAVPVLIKERLGEVDCHIDALFGIGLNRMLDQKWQDIIHLFNMQRGLKISIDIPSGLHANTGQALPCAVQADQTFTILGYKAGLFTGQGKEYVGKLHLVSLIPIDAELKPLAYLSSEKIVLPKRQAFGHKGSYGHVLVVGGHADMGGAVIMSAEAAFHAGAGKVSVVCHAKHHQAILARSPNIMVRDINALDQKSIQHLLTQIDAVCFGMGLGRDEWAEQIYQQWFDLLNQNSHLEVVLDADGLWFLAKHPKKLNPHLYATPHSGEAATLLGCSAGDIEQDRIVAIQNLQQKYAGQWVLKGAGSLILEDELFICTQGNAGMGTGGMGDVLAGMIASLKAQFHRQIALHEIVSLHAQAGDLLAETGMRGLQAHDMGKVIYNVVNM, encoded by the coding sequence ATGCAACGTTCAGTTTACCATAGCCAAAGCATTCAAGCATGGGAGCAGCGTTGGTTTGCGCAGCAAAATTCATCTTTAGGATTGATGCAACAAGCCGCTTGGACAATCTCACAACAGTTAATTGAACCATTTAATAAAAATAAAATTCAAAAGATCGCAATTTGGTGTGGACAAGGTAATAACGCAGGTGACGGTTACTATATCGCTGCTTTTCTAAAGCAAGCAGATTTTAAAGTCACGGTTTTTTCATCTGAAATGGGGGACTCTGCCGATTTAAAACGAGCTGTACAATATGCTCAAGCGTATCAAGTCGATATTCAACCACTTTTGCACCCCCCTCTAAATCTCCCCCCTGATAGGGAGGAGACTTGCACGTATTCAATACCTGATTTGGTTTGTGCTGTTCCTGTCCTTATTAAGGAGAGGCTAGGAGAGGTTGACTGTCATATTGATGCCCTGTTTGGCATTGGTCTCAATCGAATGCTGGATCAAAAATGGCAAGATATTATTCACTTGTTTAATATGCAAAGAGGTTTAAAAATTTCGATTGATATTCCGAGCGGACTACATGCCAATACTGGGCAAGCTTTACCATGTGCTGTACAAGCTGATCAGACCTTTACAATTTTGGGTTATAAAGCTGGTTTGTTTACAGGTCAAGGCAAGGAATATGTGGGAAAACTACATTTAGTCAGCTTGATCCCAATTGATGCAGAATTAAAGCCACTTGCATATCTATCCTCTGAAAAAATTGTATTACCGAAACGCCAAGCTTTTGGACATAAAGGAAGTTATGGGCATGTGCTTGTCGTTGGTGGTCATGCGGATATGGGCGGAGCGGTGATTATGTCTGCTGAAGCAGCGTTTCATGCTGGAGCAGGAAAAGTCAGTGTGGTCTGTCATGCTAAACATCATCAAGCTATTCTGGCGCGTTCACCGAATATTATGGTGCGAGATATTAATGCTTTAGATCAAAAATCGATCCAACACCTATTAACTCAAATTGATGCCGTCTGTTTCGGAATGGGCTTAGGGCGAGATGAGTGGGCAGAGCAGATTTATCAGCAATGGTTCGATTTACTCAACCAAAATTCGCATTTAGAAGTGGTATTGGATGCAGATGGGCTTTGGTTTTTAGCAAAGCATCCGAAAAAATTGAATCCTCATCTTTATGCAACGCCACATTCAGGTGAAGCAGCGACATTATTGGGTTGTTCAGCAGGTGATATTGAGCAAGATCGTATTGTTGCGATTCAAAATTTACAACAAAAATATGCGGGGCAATGGGTGCTTAAAGGTGCAGGTAGCTTGATTTTAGAAGATGAATTATTTATCTGTACTCAAGGCAATGCGGGTATGGGAACAGGAGGCATGGGTGATGTGTTAGCGGGTATGATTGCCAGTTTAAAAGCTCAATTTCATAGGCAAATTGCATTACATGAAATTGTAAGTTTACATGCGCAAGCAGGAGATTTACTGGCTGAAACTGGTATGAGAGGTTTGCAAGCACATGACATGGGGAAAGTGATTTATAACGTGGTGAATATGTAA
- the ruvC gene encoding crossover junction endodeoxyribonuclease RuvC: MSLIIGIDPGSRLTGYGIIEKDGNKLRFVDAGTIRTETQAMPERLKRIFAGVERIVKFHGPTEAAVEQVFMAQNPDSALKLGQARGAAIAALVNLDLQVAEYTARQIKQSVVGYGAAEKEQVQMMVMRLLNLSIQPQADAADALAAAICHAHASGSMSKMAVLNALGGMARGRSRSSSRRR; encoded by the coding sequence ATGTCATTAATTATTGGTATTGATCCTGGTTCACGCTTAACAGGTTATGGAATTATCGAAAAAGATGGCAATAAACTACGTTTTGTCGATGCGGGAACTATTCGTACTGAAACTCAAGCAATGCCTGAACGACTAAAACGTATTTTTGCAGGTGTTGAACGTATTGTTAAATTTCACGGGCCTACTGAGGCTGCCGTTGAACAAGTTTTCATGGCGCAGAACCCTGATTCTGCGTTAAAACTTGGACAAGCCCGTGGCGCTGCGATTGCGGCGTTGGTCAATTTAGACCTACAAGTCGCGGAATATACTGCTCGTCAAATCAAACAGTCAGTGGTAGGTTACGGCGCTGCTGAAAAAGAGCAAGTACAAATGATGGTGATGCGTTTATTGAACCTAAGCATTCAACCACAGGCTGATGCAGCCGATGCGTTAGCTGCTGCAATCTGTCATGCCCATGCTTCAGGCAGTATGAGCAAAATGGCGGTGTTAAATGCGCTCGGTGGTATGGCTCGTGGGCGAAGTCGCTCGAGTAGTAGACGTCGTTAA
- a CDS encoding transposase, with the protein MSDFVLKIINEWRVAKASNGNEICVQIIPMKRQQNTLYGFKWVEVGKKIQLESGREVDFNLDGKSFYTDVNQLYRLI; encoded by the coding sequence ATGAGTGATTTTGTGTTGAAAATTATTAATGAATGGCGTGTAGCCAAAGCCAGCAATGGCAATGAAATTTGTGTGCAAATTATCCCGATGAAACGTCAACAAAATACGTTGTATGGTTTCAAATGGGTAGAGGTTGGAAAGAAAATCCAGCTAGAGTCGGGTCGAGAAGTCGATTTTAATCTAGATGGGAAAAGCTTCTATACCGATGTTAATCAGCTTTATCGATTAATATAG
- a CDS encoding cold-shock protein, whose product MSDTVTGTVKWFNETKGFGFIQADSGQDVFAHFSEIQSNGFKVLNEGQRVSFVLGQGKKGPQATTIKVI is encoded by the coding sequence ATGTCTGATACAGTTACTGGTACTGTTAAGTGGTTTAACGAAACTAAAGGTTTTGGTTTCATTCAAGCTGATTCTGGCCAAGATGTTTTTGCTCACTTCAGCGAAATCCAAAGCAATGGTTTCAAAGTATTAAACGAAGGCCAACGCGTTTCGTTTGTACTTGGTCAAGGTAAAAAAGGACCACAAGCAACTACAATTAAAGTTATCTAA
- a CDS encoding cold-shock protein, giving the protein MSDTVTGTVKWFNETKGFGFIQADSGQDVFAHFSEIQSKGFKVLQEGQRVSFVLGQGKKGPQATLITVI; this is encoded by the coding sequence ATGTCTGATACAGTTACTGGTACTGTTAAGTGGTTTAACGAAACTAAAGGTTTTGGTTTCATTCAAGCTGATTCTGGCCAAGATGTTTTTGCTCACTTCAGCGAAATCCAAAGCAAGGGTTTTAAAGTATTACAAGAAGGCCAACGCGTTTCTTTCGTACTTGGTCAAGGTAAGAAAGGACCACAAGCAACTCTCATCACTGTTATCTAA
- a CDS encoding cold-shock protein, whose protein sequence is MSNTVTGTVKWFNETKGFGFIHADSGQDVFAHFSEIQSNGFKVLHEGQRVSFTIADGKKGPQATGITVIAQN, encoded by the coding sequence ATGTCTAACACTGTGACTGGTACAGTTAAATGGTTCAATGAAACTAAAGGTTTTGGCTTTATTCATGCGGATTCTGGGCAAGATGTATTTGCTCATTTTAGTGAAATCCAAAGTAACGGTTTTAAGGTTTTACATGAAGGGCAACGTGTTTCATTCACTATTGCTGATGGTAAAAAAGGACCTCAAGCAACTGGTATTACAGTAATTGCTCAAAACTAA
- a CDS encoding IS630 family transposase, whose amino-acid sequence MENILDRFLEKSHPIVYLDESGFKSHDHRPNGYSQRGKPCFGQYNWQLKNQTNAIGAIHQQKLFAVGLFDCKINADVFHFWVERLLIPELPKNSSVVMDNATFHKRADTQALLEQQGHQILWLPAYSPDLNPIEKMWAWVKRKRKEWLVDSIDQLFRLFFNKCMNN is encoded by the coding sequence ATAGAAAATATTCTGGATAGGTTCTTAGAAAAAAGTCATCCTATTGTCTACCTTGATGAAAGTGGCTTCAAGTCACATGATCATAGACCTAATGGTTATTCGCAAAGAGGAAAACCATGCTTTGGACAATATAATTGGCAGTTAAAAAATCAGACCAATGCAATTGGAGCAATTCATCAACAGAAATTGTTTGCAGTAGGATTATTTGATTGCAAAATCAATGCTGATGTTTTTCATTTTTGGGTTGAGCGATTACTGATCCCTGAATTACCGAAGAATAGTAGTGTGGTTATGGATAATGCAACATTTCATAAAAGAGCGGATACTCAGGCGTTATTGGAACAACAAGGGCATCAGATACTTTGGCTTCCTGCATACAGTCCTGATTTAAATCCTATAGAAAAGATGTGGGCATGGGTTAAACGCAAGCGTAAAGAGTGGTTGGTTGATTCAATTGATCAATTATTTCGGTTATTTTTCAATAAATGTATGAATAATTAA